A section of the Hevea brasiliensis isolate MT/VB/25A 57/8 chromosome 17, ASM3005281v1, whole genome shotgun sequence genome encodes:
- the LOC110641400 gene encoding probable (S)-N-methylcoclaurine 3'-hydroxylase isozyme 2 isoform X4: MLPRRPHLIDFLKASYVGLSRYLSFGRRPEFQSTSSFPITAEILKTNDRLLSARCVPKASPYQSQVLERIALVWAPQCTDGWKSLRALFRTELFSAKALESQASLREKKVAQMVKFLETRQGKVVNIGEVVFTTVFNTLSNLFFSKDFIGLEDKCAASGLKNLIWKIMELAITPNIADFYPILAGLDPQGLRRKSLKCAQEMVALWEIYVKERRQKHGQDTPRNDFLDVFLANGFHGDQINMLALELFSAGTDTTTTTIEWAVAELIKNKQVMSKVREELDREINKDWIHESQVSQLPYLNACIKETLRLHPPVPFLIPRRAVENCEIMNYTIPKDSQILVNVWAIGRDPSAWEDPLLFKPERFLGSSLDLKGRDYEFLPFGSGRRICPGLPMATRQLPLILASLIHCFHWSLENGEDPVELNMTEKFGITLQKEHPLLIVPKRKL; the protein is encoded by the exons ATGCTCCCCCGACGCCCCCATTTGATTGATTTCCTGAAAGCTTCATATGTTGGGTTGTCCAGATATCTTTCTTTTGGAAGAAGGCCTGAATTTCAATCTACAAGCAGCTTCCCTATCA CTGCAGAAATTCTCAAGACAAATGATCGTTTGCTATCTGCTAGATGTGTGCCAAAAGCAAGTCCCTATCAAAGCCAAGTACTTGAACGTATAGCGCTTGTTTGGGCCCCGCAATGCACCGACGGATGGAAATCTTTGCGAGCCTTATTCAGGACTGAGCTGTTTTCAGCCAAAGCATTAGAGTCGCAAGCCAGTTTGAGAGAGAAGAAAGTTGCCCAGATGGTAAAATTTTTGGAAACCAGACAAGGAAAAGTTGTTAATATTGGAGAAGTAGTGTTCACTACTGTTTTTAACACGCTGTCCAATCTGTTTTTCTCAAAAGACTTCATTGGTTTAGAAGATAAATGTGCGGCCAGTGGATTGAAAAATCTTATCTGGAAGATTATGGAATTGGCCATTACTCCAAATATAGCTGATTTTTATCCTATACTTGCCGGGTTGGATCCTCAAGGACTAAGAAGGAAGAGCTTAAAATGTGCTCAAGAAATGGTTGCCCTTTGGGAAATTTACGTAAAGGAAAGAAGACAAAAGCATGGCCAAGATACTCCAAGAAACGATTTCTTGGATGTATTTCTTGCAAATGGATTTCACGGCGATCAAATCAATATGTTGGCTCTT GAATTGTTCAGTGCAGGCACAGACACTACTACGACGACAATAGAGTGGGCAGTGGCTGAGCTTATCAAGAACAAACAAGTCATGAGCAAAGTTCGTGAAGAGCTAGACAGAGAAATCAACAAAGACTGGATACATGAATCTCAGGTTTCTCAACTTCCTTATTTAAATGCATGCATAAAGGAAACTCTGAGATTACACCCTCCGGTTCCATTCTTAATTCCACGTCGTGCTGTTGAGAATTGTGAAATTATGAATTATACCATTCCAAAAGATTCTCAGATATTAGTCAATGTTTGGGCAATTGGACGCGACCCCTCTGCTTGGGAAGATCCTTTATTATTTAAACCTGAAAGATTTCTTGGCTCAAGTTTAGACTTAAAGGGTCGTGACTATGAGTTTCTACCTTTCGGTTCAGGAAGGAGGATTTGCCCCGGACTGCCAATGGCTACAAGACAACTTCCATTGATTTTGGCCTCTCTAATACATTGCTTTCATTGGTCTCTTGAAAATGGTGAGGATCCTGTCGAGTTAAACATGACCGAAAAGTTTGGCATAACATTGCAGAAGGAACATCCTCTACTTATTGTTCCTAAAAGAAAACTATAA
- the LOC110641400 gene encoding probable (S)-N-methylcoclaurine 3'-hydroxylase isozyme 2 isoform X1, with protein MDQTHIALTRVVYLFTHPFLLLLVLFIFIILKLFSSSSSKRHPLPPGPKAWPIVGNLLHIGKMPHISMTQYAKAHGPLISLRLGTRVLIVGSSPMAAAEILKTNDRLLSARCVPKASPYQSQVLERIALVWAPQCTDGWKSLRALFRTELFSAKALESQASLREKKVAQMVKFLETRQGKVVNIGEVVFTTVFNTLSNLFFSKDFIGLEDKCAASGLKNLIWKIMELAITPNIADFYPILAGLDPQGLRRKSLKCAQEMVALWEIYVKERRQKHGQDTPRNDFLDVFLANGFHGDQINMLALELFSAGTDTTTTTIEWAVAELIKNKQVMSKVREELDREINKDWIHESQVSQLPYLNACIKETLRLHPPVPFLIPRRAVENCEIMNYTIPKDSQILVNVWAIGRDPSAWEDPLLFKPERFLGSSLDLKGRDYEFLPFGSGRRICPGLPMATRQLPLILASLIHCFHWSLENGEDPVELNMTEKFGITLQKEHPLLIVPKRKL; from the exons ATGGATCAAACACACATAGCTTTAACGAGAGTTGTTTATCTCTTCACccatccctttttacttcttcttgtACTCTTTATCTTTATCATCCTCAAGCTCTTCAGCTCTTCATCCTCGAAAAGGCATCCTCTTCCTCCAGGTCCCAAAGCATGGCCTATCGTAGGCAACCTTCTCCATATAGGAAAAATGCCACATATATCTATGACCCAATATGCCAAAGCCCATGGCCCTCTAATTTCACTGAGGCTTGGTACCCGAGTCCTCATTGTTGGATCTTCTCCGATGGCAGCTGCAGAAATTCTCAAGACAAATGATCGTTTGCTATCTGCTAGATGTGTGCCAAAAGCAAGTCCCTATCAAAGCCAAGTACTTGAACGTATAGCGCTTGTTTGGGCCCCGCAATGCACCGACGGATGGAAATCTTTGCGAGCCTTATTCAGGACTGAGCTGTTTTCAGCCAAAGCATTAGAGTCGCAAGCCAGTTTGAGAGAGAAGAAAGTTGCCCAGATGGTAAAATTTTTGGAAACCAGACAAGGAAAAGTTGTTAATATTGGAGAAGTAGTGTTCACTACTGTTTTTAACACGCTGTCCAATCTGTTTTTCTCAAAAGACTTCATTGGTTTAGAAGATAAATGTGCGGCCAGTGGATTGAAAAATCTTATCTGGAAGATTATGGAATTGGCCATTACTCCAAATATAGCTGATTTTTATCCTATACTTGCCGGGTTGGATCCTCAAGGACTAAGAAGGAAGAGCTTAAAATGTGCTCAAGAAATGGTTGCCCTTTGGGAAATTTACGTAAAGGAAAGAAGACAAAAGCATGGCCAAGATACTCCAAGAAACGATTTCTTGGATGTATTTCTTGCAAATGGATTTCACGGCGATCAAATCAATATGTTGGCTCTT GAATTGTTCAGTGCAGGCACAGACACTACTACGACGACAATAGAGTGGGCAGTGGCTGAGCTTATCAAGAACAAACAAGTCATGAGCAAAGTTCGTGAAGAGCTAGACAGAGAAATCAACAAAGACTGGATACATGAATCTCAGGTTTCTCAACTTCCTTATTTAAATGCATGCATAAAGGAAACTCTGAGATTACACCCTCCGGTTCCATTCTTAATTCCACGTCGTGCTGTTGAGAATTGTGAAATTATGAATTATACCATTCCAAAAGATTCTCAGATATTAGTCAATGTTTGGGCAATTGGACGCGACCCCTCTGCTTGGGAAGATCCTTTATTATTTAAACCTGAAAGATTTCTTGGCTCAAGTTTAGACTTAAAGGGTCGTGACTATGAGTTTCTACCTTTCGGTTCAGGAAGGAGGATTTGCCCCGGACTGCCAATGGCTACAAGACAACTTCCATTGATTTTGGCCTCTCTAATACATTGCTTTCATTGGTCTCTTGAAAATGGTGAGGATCCTGTCGAGTTAAACATGACCGAAAAGTTTGGCATAACATTGCAGAAGGAACATCCTCTACTTATTGTTCCTAAAAGAAAACTATAA
- the LOC110641400 gene encoding probable (S)-N-methylcoclaurine 3'-hydroxylase isozyme 2 isoform X2 — MNDYRCLAFRSSIANFKHFGKVVMQTAFHSFKWSLSALNVVYLAWVLQRYLSFGRRPEFQSTSSFPITAEILKTNDRLLSARCVPKASPYQSQVLERIALVWAPQCTDGWKSLRALFRTELFSAKALESQASLREKKVAQMVKFLETRQGKVVNIGEVVFTTVFNTLSNLFFSKDFIGLEDKCAASGLKNLIWKIMELAITPNIADFYPILAGLDPQGLRRKSLKCAQEMVALWEIYVKERRQKHGQDTPRNDFLDVFLANGFHGDQINMLALELFSAGTDTTTTTIEWAVAELIKNKQVMSKVREELDREINKDWIHESQVSQLPYLNACIKETLRLHPPVPFLIPRRAVENCEIMNYTIPKDSQILVNVWAIGRDPSAWEDPLLFKPERFLGSSLDLKGRDYEFLPFGSGRRICPGLPMATRQLPLILASLIHCFHWSLENGEDPVELNMTEKFGITLQKEHPLLIVPKRKL; from the exons ATGAATGATTATAGGTGTCTTGCTTTTCGTAGCTCCATTGCAAATTTCAAGCATTTTGGCAAAGTGGTTATGCAAACTGCTTTTCATTCTTTCAAGTGGTCTTTAAGCGCTTTGAAT GTTGTTTATCTTGCTTGGGTGCTCCAAag ATATCTTTCTTTTGGAAGAAGGCCTGAATTTCAATCTACAAGCAGCTTCCCTATCA CTGCAGAAATTCTCAAGACAAATGATCGTTTGCTATCTGCTAGATGTGTGCCAAAAGCAAGTCCCTATCAAAGCCAAGTACTTGAACGTATAGCGCTTGTTTGGGCCCCGCAATGCACCGACGGATGGAAATCTTTGCGAGCCTTATTCAGGACTGAGCTGTTTTCAGCCAAAGCATTAGAGTCGCAAGCCAGTTTGAGAGAGAAGAAAGTTGCCCAGATGGTAAAATTTTTGGAAACCAGACAAGGAAAAGTTGTTAATATTGGAGAAGTAGTGTTCACTACTGTTTTTAACACGCTGTCCAATCTGTTTTTCTCAAAAGACTTCATTGGTTTAGAAGATAAATGTGCGGCCAGTGGATTGAAAAATCTTATCTGGAAGATTATGGAATTGGCCATTACTCCAAATATAGCTGATTTTTATCCTATACTTGCCGGGTTGGATCCTCAAGGACTAAGAAGGAAGAGCTTAAAATGTGCTCAAGAAATGGTTGCCCTTTGGGAAATTTACGTAAAGGAAAGAAGACAAAAGCATGGCCAAGATACTCCAAGAAACGATTTCTTGGATGTATTTCTTGCAAATGGATTTCACGGCGATCAAATCAATATGTTGGCTCTT GAATTGTTCAGTGCAGGCACAGACACTACTACGACGACAATAGAGTGGGCAGTGGCTGAGCTTATCAAGAACAAACAAGTCATGAGCAAAGTTCGTGAAGAGCTAGACAGAGAAATCAACAAAGACTGGATACATGAATCTCAGGTTTCTCAACTTCCTTATTTAAATGCATGCATAAAGGAAACTCTGAGATTACACCCTCCGGTTCCATTCTTAATTCCACGTCGTGCTGTTGAGAATTGTGAAATTATGAATTATACCATTCCAAAAGATTCTCAGATATTAGTCAATGTTTGGGCAATTGGACGCGACCCCTCTGCTTGGGAAGATCCTTTATTATTTAAACCTGAAAGATTTCTTGGCTCAAGTTTAGACTTAAAGGGTCGTGACTATGAGTTTCTACCTTTCGGTTCAGGAAGGAGGATTTGCCCCGGACTGCCAATGGCTACAAGACAACTTCCATTGATTTTGGCCTCTCTAATACATTGCTTTCATTGGTCTCTTGAAAATGGTGAGGATCCTGTCGAGTTAAACATGACCGAAAAGTTTGGCATAACATTGCAGAAGGAACATCCTCTACTTATTGTTCCTAAAAGAAAACTATAA
- the LOC110641400 gene encoding probable (S)-N-methylcoclaurine 3'-hydroxylase isozyme 2 isoform X3, with translation MQTAFHSFKWSLSALNVVYLAWVLQRYLSFGRRPEFQSTSSFPITAEILKTNDRLLSARCVPKASPYQSQVLERIALVWAPQCTDGWKSLRALFRTELFSAKALESQASLREKKVAQMVKFLETRQGKVVNIGEVVFTTVFNTLSNLFFSKDFIGLEDKCAASGLKNLIWKIMELAITPNIADFYPILAGLDPQGLRRKSLKCAQEMVALWEIYVKERRQKHGQDTPRNDFLDVFLANGFHGDQINMLALELFSAGTDTTTTTIEWAVAELIKNKQVMSKVREELDREINKDWIHESQVSQLPYLNACIKETLRLHPPVPFLIPRRAVENCEIMNYTIPKDSQILVNVWAIGRDPSAWEDPLLFKPERFLGSSLDLKGRDYEFLPFGSGRRICPGLPMATRQLPLILASLIHCFHWSLENGEDPVELNMTEKFGITLQKEHPLLIVPKRKL, from the exons ATGCAAACTGCTTTTCATTCTTTCAAGTGGTCTTTAAGCGCTTTGAAT GTTGTTTATCTTGCTTGGGTGCTCCAAag ATATCTTTCTTTTGGAAGAAGGCCTGAATTTCAATCTACAAGCAGCTTCCCTATCA CTGCAGAAATTCTCAAGACAAATGATCGTTTGCTATCTGCTAGATGTGTGCCAAAAGCAAGTCCCTATCAAAGCCAAGTACTTGAACGTATAGCGCTTGTTTGGGCCCCGCAATGCACCGACGGATGGAAATCTTTGCGAGCCTTATTCAGGACTGAGCTGTTTTCAGCCAAAGCATTAGAGTCGCAAGCCAGTTTGAGAGAGAAGAAAGTTGCCCAGATGGTAAAATTTTTGGAAACCAGACAAGGAAAAGTTGTTAATATTGGAGAAGTAGTGTTCACTACTGTTTTTAACACGCTGTCCAATCTGTTTTTCTCAAAAGACTTCATTGGTTTAGAAGATAAATGTGCGGCCAGTGGATTGAAAAATCTTATCTGGAAGATTATGGAATTGGCCATTACTCCAAATATAGCTGATTTTTATCCTATACTTGCCGGGTTGGATCCTCAAGGACTAAGAAGGAAGAGCTTAAAATGTGCTCAAGAAATGGTTGCCCTTTGGGAAATTTACGTAAAGGAAAGAAGACAAAAGCATGGCCAAGATACTCCAAGAAACGATTTCTTGGATGTATTTCTTGCAAATGGATTTCACGGCGATCAAATCAATATGTTGGCTCTT GAATTGTTCAGTGCAGGCACAGACACTACTACGACGACAATAGAGTGGGCAGTGGCTGAGCTTATCAAGAACAAACAAGTCATGAGCAAAGTTCGTGAAGAGCTAGACAGAGAAATCAACAAAGACTGGATACATGAATCTCAGGTTTCTCAACTTCCTTATTTAAATGCATGCATAAAGGAAACTCTGAGATTACACCCTCCGGTTCCATTCTTAATTCCACGTCGTGCTGTTGAGAATTGTGAAATTATGAATTATACCATTCCAAAAGATTCTCAGATATTAGTCAATGTTTGGGCAATTGGACGCGACCCCTCTGCTTGGGAAGATCCTTTATTATTTAAACCTGAAAGATTTCTTGGCTCAAGTTTAGACTTAAAGGGTCGTGACTATGAGTTTCTACCTTTCGGTTCAGGAAGGAGGATTTGCCCCGGACTGCCAATGGCTACAAGACAACTTCCATTGATTTTGGCCTCTCTAATACATTGCTTTCATTGGTCTCTTGAAAATGGTGAGGATCCTGTCGAGTTAAACATGACCGAAAAGTTTGGCATAACATTGCAGAAGGAACATCCTCTACTTATTGTTCCTAAAAGAAAACTATAA
- the LOC110641400 gene encoding probable (S)-N-methylcoclaurine 3'-hydroxylase isozyme 2 isoform X5 yields MILRYLSFGRRPEFQSTSSFPITAEILKTNDRLLSARCVPKASPYQSQVLERIALVWAPQCTDGWKSLRALFRTELFSAKALESQASLREKKVAQMVKFLETRQGKVVNIGEVVFTTVFNTLSNLFFSKDFIGLEDKCAASGLKNLIWKIMELAITPNIADFYPILAGLDPQGLRRKSLKCAQEMVALWEIYVKERRQKHGQDTPRNDFLDVFLANGFHGDQINMLALELFSAGTDTTTTTIEWAVAELIKNKQVMSKVREELDREINKDWIHESQVSQLPYLNACIKETLRLHPPVPFLIPRRAVENCEIMNYTIPKDSQILVNVWAIGRDPSAWEDPLLFKPERFLGSSLDLKGRDYEFLPFGSGRRICPGLPMATRQLPLILASLIHCFHWSLENGEDPVELNMTEKFGITLQKEHPLLIVPKRKL; encoded by the exons ATGATTTTAAG ATATCTTTCTTTTGGAAGAAGGCCTGAATTTCAATCTACAAGCAGCTTCCCTATCA CTGCAGAAATTCTCAAGACAAATGATCGTTTGCTATCTGCTAGATGTGTGCCAAAAGCAAGTCCCTATCAAAGCCAAGTACTTGAACGTATAGCGCTTGTTTGGGCCCCGCAATGCACCGACGGATGGAAATCTTTGCGAGCCTTATTCAGGACTGAGCTGTTTTCAGCCAAAGCATTAGAGTCGCAAGCCAGTTTGAGAGAGAAGAAAGTTGCCCAGATGGTAAAATTTTTGGAAACCAGACAAGGAAAAGTTGTTAATATTGGAGAAGTAGTGTTCACTACTGTTTTTAACACGCTGTCCAATCTGTTTTTCTCAAAAGACTTCATTGGTTTAGAAGATAAATGTGCGGCCAGTGGATTGAAAAATCTTATCTGGAAGATTATGGAATTGGCCATTACTCCAAATATAGCTGATTTTTATCCTATACTTGCCGGGTTGGATCCTCAAGGACTAAGAAGGAAGAGCTTAAAATGTGCTCAAGAAATGGTTGCCCTTTGGGAAATTTACGTAAAGGAAAGAAGACAAAAGCATGGCCAAGATACTCCAAGAAACGATTTCTTGGATGTATTTCTTGCAAATGGATTTCACGGCGATCAAATCAATATGTTGGCTCTT GAATTGTTCAGTGCAGGCACAGACACTACTACGACGACAATAGAGTGGGCAGTGGCTGAGCTTATCAAGAACAAACAAGTCATGAGCAAAGTTCGTGAAGAGCTAGACAGAGAAATCAACAAAGACTGGATACATGAATCTCAGGTTTCTCAACTTCCTTATTTAAATGCATGCATAAAGGAAACTCTGAGATTACACCCTCCGGTTCCATTCTTAATTCCACGTCGTGCTGTTGAGAATTGTGAAATTATGAATTATACCATTCCAAAAGATTCTCAGATATTAGTCAATGTTTGGGCAATTGGACGCGACCCCTCTGCTTGGGAAGATCCTTTATTATTTAAACCTGAAAGATTTCTTGGCTCAAGTTTAGACTTAAAGGGTCGTGACTATGAGTTTCTACCTTTCGGTTCAGGAAGGAGGATTTGCCCCGGACTGCCAATGGCTACAAGACAACTTCCATTGATTTTGGCCTCTCTAATACATTGCTTTCATTGGTCTCTTGAAAATGGTGAGGATCCTGTCGAGTTAAACATGACCGAAAAGTTTGGCATAACATTGCAGAAGGAACATCCTCTACTTATTGTTCCTAAAAGAAAACTATAA